A single region of the Ziziphus jujuba cultivar Dongzao chromosome 10, ASM3175591v1 genome encodes:
- the LOC107410952 gene encoding uncharacterized protein LOC107410952: MGFDNECILNIQSLAGEYFCPVCRLLVYPNEALQSQCTHLYCKPCLTYVVSTTRACPYDGYLVTEADSKPLLESNKALAEIIGKIVVHCLYHRSGCTWQGPLSECTSHCSGCAFGNSPVVCNRCGIQIVHRQVQEHAQNCPGVQPQGQQSEVTTDTSSAGTATTADQTLTTQVAAVSAQSQTSQSTVTTTPGQDSSQQANSSSQTQAAVPTAEQWYQQQQQQQYQQYYQQYPGYDPYQQHYPSYHPYQQAAVPQYQQQHLQAQAQQVAGQHQPQVYMQPQPQSQLQPQQLVQPQSQNQPQSQVQPQPQPQPQAPQVQVSVPAQPQNQAQGNPQLQVLTMVPSQTQSQTYPPAHGHPNPQPQPYSQPQPPQHGQIPQYQQLHPQMQHPPQVQQQTQQPQILPQHNPPSQAQPQGQLQHPPQFHLPQPNRPPNANIQPQAQHPSAQAVTGHHSYPQPQPHPHQQMQAGTAQQYHVHAQPQFGPAPQSQNASHMQSHFPQQPLLMRPPHSHATIPSQQPALLPSPGQVQDITPSKQQSVHSHSQQPGHPVQQRPVMQPVQQPMAQPYYQQPQPYAQHQVAMTSQLRHPGQPHPFLHHTHVYPQPPPNVALSHGLQHVQSQNPVGRPLMPNQGVQSQPYPQSAGEVQARPVYVGGNQQSANQNNMLKANGQVQLPSEQHSGGNTRPIISERQGDPLFEKSLPLQETEVLPPKTGKIVANDVESAPGSEADVGEVKIEKSETDMKFKDNEHKSKVEDKTSQKKILQSTEMSIERESHHMENGEPKIRPVMEEVKHESTLTHSTNGKSGDVVGEDTKDVLDVETRQSEHSVLEKKEIMDGSQPKNPPLQVAKLHEEQGGKLQKDPISGSDEGLKAASAASAPTVGCPAQNASSGGTVLGNEKIQSNQYGFLDKGGIGEPSHPLPMSDSGRPHYGSSTLPQRPGAPSLLQAPPPGPPHQSQGLGHPPTHFRPQGPGHVPGQPFHPPSGTQERGFTATFGRGPGQYGPAHRSFDVQSGAPPGTYNQGHVPALPFGAVPPSAFDSHGGVMARAIPHGPEGRMSLQHPPDALEPEMFPNQGPDHMNGRRRDPFIPGSLEQGSLAQPSSIHQNLMRMNGTPGFDSSSTLGSRDERFKPLLDERLNSMPLPPGPDRRGFDHAEFEDDLKQFPVLDAEPIPKFRNISSRPYDRGPPEGKYDAGLKLDPGTGSTSSRFLSPYHRGGALQANEVGERPVGLHEDIIRRAEPNHGHPDFFGPVPAYGRHHMDSLPPQSPSREYPGISSRGFGGSGYDDFDGRELHRFGEPVGNAFHEGRFTMLPGHLRRGEFEVPGNMRMGEHFRSDFIGQDNLPSHLRRGEHLGPHNLHGHLHFGEPVGFGGHPRHAQIGGMAGPGSFESFAGGNRPSYPRLGEPGFRSSFSLQGFPNDGGSYTGDMEFHNWRKRKPASSGWCRICKVDCETVEGLDLHSQTREHQKLSMDMVLSIKQTAKKQKLTSGDHSSLGDASKSRNAGAEGRAKNN, from the exons ATGGGATTCGATAATGAGTGTATACTGAACATTCAATCCCTTGCTGGAGAGTACTTTTGTCCTGTTTGTCGTCTACTGGTATACCCAAATGAAGCATTACAGTCACAGTGCACTCATCTATATTGCAAACCCTGTTTGACTTATGTTGTGAGCACTACCCGGGCTTGTCCTTATGATGGCTACTTGGTGACAGAAGCAGATTCCAAG CCACTTCTTGAATCAAATAAGGCTCTTGCtgaaattataggcaaaatagTAGTTCATTGTCTATATCACAGGAGTGGATGCACATGGCAGGGACCTTTATCTGAGTGCACATCTCATTGTTCTGGGTGTGCATTTGGCAATTCTCCTGTTGTGTGCAACCGGTGTGGAATCCAGATTGTGCATCGTCAAGTACAGGAGCATGCACAAAATTGTCCT GGTGTGCAGCCACAAGGACAGCAGTCAGAGGTTACAACAGACACATCATCTGCTGGCACAGCAACTACTGCTGATCAGACCCTGACCACTCAAGTGGCAGCAGTGTCAGCTCAATCTCAGACTTCTCAAAGTACAGTTACCACAACACCTGGACAGGATTCCAGTCAGCAAGCCAACTCAAGCTCTCAAACTCAAGCAGCTGTGCCAACTGCTGAGCAGTGgtatcaacaacaacaacagcaacaatatCAACAGTACTATCAGCAATATCCTGGATATGATCCATATCAACAGCACTATCCTAGCTACCATCCCTATCAACAGGCAGCTGTTCCCCAATACCAGCAACAGCATCTGCAGGCTCAAGCACAACAAGTGGCTGGACAGCATCAACCTCAGGTGTACATGCAGCCTCAACCTCAATCTCAACTACAGCCCCAACAACTTGTTCAGCCTCAATCTCAGAACCAACCTCAATCTCAAGTACAGCCTCAACCCCAGCCACAGCCTCAGGCGCCACAAGTTCAGGTTTCTGTGCCTGCTCAACCCCAGAACCAGGCTCAAGGCAACCCACAGCTGCAAGTACTCACTATGGTGCCTTCGCAAACCCAATCACAGACTTATCCGCCAGCTCATGGTCATCCAAATCCTCAACCTCAGCCATACTCCCAACCACAGCCTCCTCAACATGGTCAAATTCCTCAGTATCAGCAGCTTCATCCTCAGATGCAACATCCCCCTCAAGTTCAACAACAGACCCAACAACCACAGATCCTGCCGCAGCATAATCCTCCTTCTCAAGCTCAGCCACAAGGACAGCTTCAACATCCTCCTCAATTCCATCTTCCTCAGCCCAATCGACCCCCAAATGCTAATATCCAGCCTCAGGCACAGCATCCATCTGCCCAGGCTGTGACAGGTCATCACTCGTATCCTCAACCTCAACCTCATCCTCACCAGCAAATGCAGGCTGGAACTGCACAACAGTATCATGTGCATGCACAACCTCAATTTGGGCCTGCACCTCAGTCACAAAATGCCAGTCATATGCAGAGTCACTTCCCTCAGCAGCCTTTACTGATGAGGCCACCCCATTCTCATGCTACAATTCCGAGCCAGCAGCCAGCTTTATTACCGTCACCAGGTCAAGTCCAAGATATCACTCCTTCAAAACAGCAGTCTGTTCATTCTCATTCTCAACAACCTGGACATCCAGTGCAGCAACGTCCTGTTATGCAGCCAGTTCAGCAACCCATGGCTCAGCCATATTATCAGCAGCCGCAGCCTTATGCCCAACACCAGGTGGCTATGACATCACAGTTGCGTCACCCGGGACAGCCTCATCCATTCCTACATCACACTCATGTCTATCCACAACCACCACCAAATGTTGCACTATCACATGGCTTGCAACATGTGCAGTCACAAAATCCTGTAGGGAGGCCTTTGATGCCAAATCAAGGAGTGCAATCTCAGCCATATCCACAATCTGCTGGGGAAGTTCAGGCAAGGCCAGTGTATGTAGGTGGAAACCAACAATCTGCAAACCAGAATAATATGCTCAAAGCAAATGGCCAAGTTCAATTGCCTTCTGAACAACATTCTGGTGGAAACACTAGACCAATAATATCTGAGAGGCAAGGTGATCCTTTATTTGAGAAAAGCTTGCCCCTGCAAGAAACTGAAGTACTTCCTCCAAAAACCGGTAAAATTGTTGCAAATGATGTGGAATCAGCACCTGGTTCGGAAGCTGATGTGGGTGAGGTAAAAATTGAGAAGTCTGAAACTGATatgaagttcaaggacaatgaACATAAATCCAAGGTTGAAGATAAAACTAGTCAAAAGAAGATTCTGCAGTCTACAGAGATGAGCATAGAACGTGAGTCACATCATATGGAAAATGGGGAACCTAAAATTAGGCCAGTAATGGAGGAAGTAAAACATGAAAGTACCCTGACGCATTCAACAAATGGTAAATCAGGGGACGTGGTAGGTGAGGACACCAAAGATGTTCTTGATGTAGAGACCAGACAAAGTGAGCACTCTGTTCTTGAAAAGAAGGAGATTATGGATGGCTCTCAACCGAAAAATCCTCCATTACAAGTAGCAAAACTTCATGAAGAACAGGGTGGGAAGTTGCAGAAGGATCCTATCAGTGGATCTGATGAGGGCTTGAAAGCTGCATCTGCTGCTTCAGCTCCAACAGTTGGTTGTCCAGCTCAGAATGCTTCATCGGGAGGAACTGTTCTTGGGAATGAAAAAATACAGTCTAATCAATATGGTTTTCTGGACAAAGGTGGCATTGGGGAACCTTCTCATCCACTTCCCATGTCTGATTCAGGAAGGCCTCACTATGGGTCCTCTACTCTCCCACAAAGGCCTGGTGCACCTTCTTTGTTACAAGCACCTCCTCCAGGTCCTCCACATCAATCACAGGGGCTGGGGCACCCTCCAACTCATTTTAGGCCTCAAGGACCAGGGCATGTACCAGGACAGCCTTTTCACCCACCCAGTGGCACACAAGAAAGAGGCTTCACGGCAACCTTTGGAAGAGGACCTGGTCAGTATGGCCCTGCACATCGGAGCTTTGATGTGCAGTCTGGTGCTCCTCCAGGGACATACAATCAAGGACATGTGCCAGCGCTGCCATTTGGTGCTGTGCCTCCAAGTGCTTTTGATTCGCATGGGGGAGTTATGGCGAGAGCAATTCCTCATGGTCCTGAAGGTCGGATGAGTTTACAACACCCTCCAGATGCACTAGAACCAGAAATGTTTCCAAATCAAGGGCCCGATCACATGAATGGTAGACGGCGTGATCCTTTTATCCCTGGGTCTTTGGAACAGGGAAGTCTTGCACAGCCATCCAGCATCCACCAAAATCTGATGAGAATGAATGGGACTCCAGGTTTTGATTCCTCATCTACACTTGGTTCAAGGGATGAAAGGTTTAAGCCATTGCTGGATGAACGATTAAATTCTATGCCATTGCCACCAGGTCCAGATCGTCGTGGTTTTGATCATGCAGAGTTTGAAGATGATCTAAAGCAGTTCCCTGTTCTTGATGCTGAGCCTATTCCCAAATTCAGGAATATATCTTCTAGACCCTATGATAGGGGACCCCCTGAGGGAAAGTATGATGCTGGTTTGAAATTGGATCCTGGGACTGGGTCCACTTCTTCTAGATTCTTGTCCCCCTACCATCGTGGAGGTGCCTTACAGGCCAATGAGGTAGGAGAGAGACCAGTTGGCCTTCATGAAGATATTATTAGGAGAGCAGAACCTAATCATGGCCATCCAGATTTTTTTGGTCCTGTTCCTGCATATGGTCGTCATCATATGGATAGTTTGCCGCCACAAAGTCCATCTCGAGAATACCCTGGTATCTCTTCACGTGGTTTTGGAGGTTCTGGATATGATGATTTCGATGGCAGGGAATTACATCGATTCGGTGAACCTGTTGGCAATGCATTCCATGAAGGGAGGTTTACCATGTTACCTGGCCATCTGCGCAGGGGTGAGTTTGAGGTTCCTGGAAACATGCGAATGGGTGAGCATTTCAGGAGTGATTTCATTGGTCAAGATAACCTGCCTAGTCATCTTCGGAGGGGAGAGCACTTGGGTCCTCATAACTTGCATGGTCATTTGCACTTTGGGGAGCCAGTTGGTTTTGGCGGCCACCCTCGTCACGCACAGATTGGGGGAATGGCTGGGCCTGGGAGTTTTGAGTCATTTGCTGGAGGTAATAGACCAAGTTATCCTCGTCTTGGTGAGCCTGGGTTTAGGAGCAGCTTTTCACTTCAAGGGTTTCCAAATGATGGTGGATCTTACACA GGAGACATGGAGTTTCACAATTGGAGGAAGAGAAAACCTGCTAGCTCAGGATGGTGTCGAATCTGTAAAGTTGACTGCGAAACAGTTGAAGGCTTGGACTTGCATTCACAAACAAGAGAGCACCAGAAGCTGAGTATGGATATGGTACTGAGCATCAAGCAAACGGCAAAGAAACAGAAATT AACATCTGGTGATCATTCATCACTTGGAGATGCAAGCAAGTCAAGGAATGCTGGTGCTGAGGGACGTGCGAAAAATAATTAG
- the LOC107410946 gene encoding DNA-directed RNA polymerases I and III subunit RPAC2 has protein sequence MEHGSISDPSKSTFSLTDEDHTLANALRFTVNQDPRVAFCGYSIPHPSDNRVNIRIQTTGESAKDVLKDACQDLMLMCHHVRSTFDKAVGDFKISQTVKDMHIK, from the exons ATGGAACACGGGTCCATCTCAGATCCAAGCAAATCGACGTTTTCTTTAACGGATGAGGATCACACTCTCGCAAATGCCCTCAGGTTCACTGTGAATCAGGA TCCAAGGGTAGCATTCTGCGGATACAGCATTCCTCATCCTTCAGATAATCGAGTAAATATTCGAATTCAAACAACAG gTGAATCAGCAAAAGATGTACTTAAAGATGCATGCCAGGATCTAATGCTAATGTGCCATCATGTGAGAAGCACCTTTGACAAAGCTGTTGGTGATTTCAAAATCAGTCAAACTGTTAAGGACATGCATATCAAATAG